A window of Zingiber officinale cultivar Zhangliang chromosome 5A, Zo_v1.1, whole genome shotgun sequence contains these coding sequences:
- the LOC121981889 gene encoding pentatricopeptide repeat-containing protein At3g20730-like, producing MPLSCLRPTYVPSTTASSSPSSSLLLRLIRSSSSSILFRRSVTASSCFTNIGRSLCSAAGRIADLIKILAPLDQVFRSDSRARFYVNSLRKCLRFGDHRTVGSLHARLISRGFESDLLLSNVLMDMYAKLELMNSCSKLFDGMNERDLISWCTLISGFVRDGASFQAYSAFRQMLRIGWIPNHFVVSSVLNACSTLGILQPGLLVHGFIVKSGLGFDRFVEVGLVNLYARYGDLDCALKLFYEIPVKNLVTWNAMISGYFLNGFLIQAVELCRDVCRVGFVMDSVTLRVVMAAASALQNLELCQNLHVYSIKVGLDSDSFVVVELVKLLTELGDVDYMRKLHRKIKRPDVSLYSLLISGYHFCGCREEAVNLAEELLNLNASMKEGAFVNVLRLCFCKEEGTQVHAKILKTGHLSYLSVGNALISLYARFGDLFNAKLAFDNMRAHDVVSWTAIMAGLVQNLLFFEAIEVFSSFRSTGKLLDNQCLVTSINACTGLRDVVIGSQIHCLALKHGLGLCNYMNASMIDMYAKLGYISSSARLFSYLLPPHSPILINVMLSGYCWNSQPEKAIDLFGREYRLGFVPDRFSYSTILSACANVQFKKVGEQFHCCTVKTGFELSDVVVGNAIINLYVKCECMASACKFFYNMKNWNAYSCMALMLGYIENGRSESQKVYSQMQQSGLQSEPISFARVAVDLGRQIHGIIVKIGLDSDANIRDAFVGAYEKSLNADKLKEASDFMSEREDEKQDYVFAGFIENANAGWNLKAFGLYNVDKLRKGTYSSERWLNYYSDDNYGSQMHENHAPLHMMNKGFICDEPKGSLVDAHTKYTIHDNNSGVLQDILGSKVVLSNLYDSHQSSDLRELIRVESAHDRTTMLVLLGQSQLGILDERMDYFVSAKKTLDGGNGRVPCTG from the coding sequence ATGCCATTGTCCTGCCTACGTCCCACCTACGTCCCATCAACGACCGCTTCGAGCTCTCCCTCATCCTCCCTTCTTCTTAGGTTAATACgatcctcttcctcttccatccTCTTCCGACGATCTGTCACCGCATCCTCCTGCTTCACCAACATAGGTAGATCCCTTTGCAGCGCCGCCGGCCGCATAGCGGATTTGATCAAAATACTGGCTCCTCTCGACCAGGTCTTCCGCAGCGACTCCCGTGCTAGATTTTACGTCAATTCGCTCAGGAAATGCCTCCGTTTCGGGGATCATCGCACGGTTGGCTCGCTCCATGCGCGCTTGATCTCTCGCGGATTCGAATCCGATCTCCTATTGTCCAATGTCTTGATGGATATGTACGCAAAACTTGAGCTGATGAATAGTTGCTCCAAACTGTTCGATGGAATGAACGAAAGAGATTTGATCTCCTGGTGTACCCTGATATCTGGCTTCGTGCGCGATGGAGCTAGTTTTCAGGCCTATAGCGCGTTCCGGCAGATGCTAAGGATCGGTTGGATTCCTAACCATTTTGTGGTGTCTTCGGTTTTGAACGCGTGTTCTACCTTGGGAATTCTTCAACCAGGACTCCTCGTTCATGGGTTCATTGTTAAGAGCGGTTTGGGATTTGATAGGTTTGTGGAGGTTGGGCTTGTCAATTTGTATGCTAGATATGGGGATTTGGATTGCGCACTGAAGTTGTTCTATGAAATTCCTGTGAAGAACCTGGTCACTTGGAACGCTATGATCTCTGGCTATTTTTTGAATGGTTTCCTTATCCAGGCAGTGGAGCTCTGCAGGGATGTGTGCCGTGTTGGGTTTGTCATGGACTCAGTAACATTGAGAGTTGTCATGGCTGCTGCATCAGCCTTGCAGAATTTGGAGCTTTGCCAGAACCTTCATGTGTACTCCATTAAAGTTGGCCTGGATTCTGATAGCTTTGTTGTTGTTGAACTTGTGAAGTTGTTGACCGAGCTTGGGGATGTAGATTACATGCGCAAGCTTCACAGAAAGATTAAAAGACCAGATGTCTCCTTGTATTCTTTACTTATTTCAGGGTATCATTTTTGTGGTTGCAGAGAGGAGGCTGTGAATCTTGCTGAAGAACTTCTTAACTTGAATGCGAGTATGAAAGAAGGAGCTTTTGTCAATGTTTTAAGACTATGCTTTTGCAAAGAGGAGGGAACTCAGGTTCATGCAAAGATCTTGAAAACTGGTCATTTGTCTTATCTTTCAGTGGGAAATGCTTTGATTTCATTGTATGCAAGGTTTGGAGATTTGTTTAATGCCAAACTAGCATTTGATAACATGAGAGCTCATGATGTTGTCTCATGGACAGCAATCATGGCAGGACTTGTTCAAAATTTACTATTCTTTGAAGCTATTGAGGTTTTCTCTTCTTTTCGAAGTACTGGAAAACTTTTGGACAATCAATGTCTAGTAACATCTATAAATGCCTGTACTGGCCTTAGAGATGTAGTCATTGGCAGTCAGATTCATTGTCTAGCTCTAAAGCATGGACTTGGACTTTGCAACTACATGAATGCATCTATGATCGATATGTATGCTAAACTTGGATACATTAGCAGTTCTGCAAGGCTCTTTTCCTACTTACTGCCACCTCATAGTCCAATTCTCATAAATGTAATGCTTTCTGGCTATTGTTGGAACTCTCAACCAGAGAAAGCTATTGACCTTTTTGGTAGGGAATACCGGTTGGGCTTTGTCCCTGATCGCTTCAGCTATTCTACTATTCTTAGTGCTTGCGCCAATGTGCAATTTAAGAAGGTGGGTGAGCAATTTCATTGTTGCACAGTCAAGACTGGCTTTGAGCTCTCTGATGTTGTCGTTGGAAATGCAATTATAAACCTTTATGTTAAATGTGAGTGCATGGCCAGTGCTTGCAAATTCTTTTACAATATGAAAAATTGGAATGCTTATTCATGCATGGCATTGATGCTGGGCTACATTGAGAATGGAAGAAGTGAATCTCAGAAAGTGTACTCTCAGATGCAGCAAAGTGGTTTGCAATCAGAACCAATTTCTTTTGCCAGAGTTGCAGTTGATCTTGGTCGACAGATCCATGGCATCATTGTCAAGATTGGCCTGGATTCAGATGCCAACATCAGAGATGCATTTGTAGGAGCTTATGAAAAATCTTTAAATGCTGACAAATTAAAGGAAGCTTCTGATTTTATGTCAGAAAGGGAAGATGAGAAGCAAGACTACGTATTTGCTGGGTTCATAGAGAATGCTAATGCGGGGTGGAATCTTAAAGCTTTTGGTCTATATAATGTGGACAAGTTGCGAAAGGGTACATATTCATCTGAACGTTGGCTGAACTATTACTCTGATGATAATTATGGTTCTCAGATGCATGAAAATCATGCTCCTCTACATATGATGAACAAAGGTTTTATCTGTGACGAACCAAAGGGGTCTTTGGTTGATGCTCATACAAAATACACTATACATGATAATAATTCAGGTGTGCTCCAGGATATATTGGGAAGCAAAGTCGTTTTGTCAAACCTTTATGACTCTCACCAATCTTCTGACTTACGTGAATTGATAAGAGTGGAAAGTGCTCATGACCGGACTACTATGCTTGTTTTGCTAGGTCAAAGCCAGTTGGGAATTTTGGATGAAAGAATGGACTATTTTGTGTCTGCCAAGAAAACACTGGATGGTGGCAATGGAAGGGTGCCATGCACAGGTTGA